Proteins encoded together in one Penicillium digitatum chromosome 1, complete sequence window:
- a CDS encoding Single-stranded nucleic acid binding R3H has protein sequence MAIHPRLRPEGSQGHLSPQQALAISAWTEQHAAASLQDLSLTDSAPAASTPSTPTPTRSGLLGATASLSIPLDDEAIPSRRVKVDSRPPTVSFRRREPLRRDGLKTREALLKGKDGSRRRQRWENDRLLHNPWAEPPSSKDWDVQPTYPRHDPMPYYLAPLWDVHYSHVADHQSAVKAAERANEKHHIPKQLRSKLKHARAAHGMLRDLEDEVRRFIQKWNERELLLEKEGLRDAPENSASDDSEDEIVFVGRNGQMHDSPERKERLRLLREEISSHSERDGEKMVLETLANDRAAGFGRWLVHSIASYYGLHTWSVTVKDRREAYVGFRPPVPGSHAGLVSHPVYHSETSIKPGEELPRPLYTQGNVHGHCNLCVNRDAFYPLRVAFCRSSCT, from the exons ATGGCTATTCATCCACGGTTGCGCCCAGAAGGTTCTCAGGGGCACCTGTCGCCGCAACAAGCCCTAGCCATCTCCGCATGGACAGAGCAACATGCAGCAGCCTCCCTACAGGACTTGTCCCTGACAGACTCAGCCCCCGCAGCGAGCACGCCATCGACACCGACCCCGACGCGCTCGGGTCTGCTTGGAGCCACTGCTTCGCTGTCAATCCCTCTCGACGACGAAGCGATCCCATCCCGACGAGTCAAGGTCGATTCCCGCCCCCCGACAGTCAGCTTCCGACGTCGGGAGCCTCTACGCCGGGATGGCCTCAAGACCCGGGAGGCTCTGCTCAAGGGCAAAGACGGCAGCCGTCGGAGGCAGCGCTGGGAGAATG ATCGTCTGTTGCACAACCCCTGGGCGGAACCGCCGTCTTCAAAGGACTGGGATGTCCAACCCACCTACCCTCGGCATGACCCGATGCCTTATTATCTTGCGCCCTTGTGGGACGTTCACTATTCCCATGTGGCGGATCACCAGTCGGCCGTGAAGGCTGCCGAGAGAGCTAATGAGAAGCATCACATCCCGAAGCAACTGAGGTCAAAGCTGAAGCATGCGCGTGCTGCACATGGCATGCTCCGAGATCTGGAAGATGAGGTCCGTCGGTTTATTCAGAAGTGGAATGAGAGGGAGCTTCTGCTTGAGAAGGAGGGGTTGCGGGACGCTCCCGAGAACTCGGCTAGTGACGATTCTGAGGATGAGATCGTCTTTGTCGGTCGTAATGGACAGATGCACGACTCTCCCGAGCGAAAAGAGAGACTTCGCCTGCTTCGAGAGGAGATCAGCTCTCACAGCGAGCGGGATGGCGAGAAGATGGTGCTTGAGACTTTGGCTAATGATCGTGCCGCTGGATTCGG TCGTTGGTTGGTCCACTCCATTGCGTCCTACTATGGATTACATACTTGGTCCGTTACAGTAAAAGACCGACGAGAAGCCTACGTAGGCTTCCGCCCCCCGGTGCCAGGAAGTCATGCCGGGCTCGTTTCCCACCCAGTTTACCATTCAGAGACCTCGATCAAGCCCGGCGAAGAGCTTCCTCGGCCTCTCTATACGCAG GGTAACGTTCATGGACATTGTAATCTCTGCGTGAACCGGGACGCGTTCTACCCGTTACGGGTGGCCTTTTGCAGATCTTCTTGCACATAA
- a CDS encoding Ethanolamine utilization EutQ — protein MSPPPGDAPEVFPSLGQTNTTGTSFLNTSQLYFHQKHIPRSNMSSNIVPLTVIKGAGHEFIPLPQGENATTADFHSIRTKTESPAYFTSGFYKIEAGPERPASYTFEETKYVLSGQIDILDEATGITHHLVPGDFAFFYVGSKVKFSTKSQGLAFYAVTRPIRSPHPNLKGREEEKARL, from the exons ATGTCTCCACCTCCGGGCGATGCACCCGAAGTGTTCCCCTCATTGGGCCAGACCAACACGA CGGGCACCTCGTTCCTGAATACGTCCCAGTTATATTTCCATCAAAAACACATTCCGCGCAGCAATA TGTCTAGCAATATCGTTCCCCTTACCGTAATTAAAGGCGCCGGCCATGAATTCATCCCCCTCCCTCAGGGCGAGAATGCAACCACTGCCGACTTCCACTCTATCCGCACCAAGACCGAATCCCCTGCATATTTCACTTCGGGGTTCTATAAGATTGAAGCGGGACCTGAAAGACCCGCGAGCTATACCTTTGAGGAGACGAAATATGTCCTCAGTGGTCAGATCGATATTCTG GACGAAGCTACCGGAATCACTCACCACTTAGTCCCAGGAgactttgcttttttctaTGTTGGGTCTAAGGTTAAG TTCTCGACGAAGTCACAAGGGCTTGCCTTTTATGCCGTTACTCGACCCATTCGATCCCCTCACCCTAACCTTAAAGGCCgggaggaagaaaaggctAGGTTGTAA
- a CDS encoding Aminopeptidase, putative, with product MKFLTLALSATATAMAIVNPEQQPLAPSIVQNPQSKSLVELAPYQTRWVTEEEKWSLKLDGVNFIDVTDEYQSGSYGTLHTTRVVHYPGTMEHSHEILPLTETLDKSNMRSNLEHFTSFHTRYYKSQTGIQSATWLFDQVTAVVHESGASDHGATVKRFDHPWGQFSIIARIPGQTDNTVVLGSHQDSINLFLPSILAAPGADDDGSGTVTILEALRALLRSETIAHGKARNTIEFHWYSAEEGGLLGSQAVYANYKNSQRNVKAMLQQDMTGYVQGTLDAGEKESVGVIVDYVDPGLTAFVKEVITTYCDVPYVETKCGYACSDHASASRYGYPSAFVIESQFENSDKRIHTTEDKIEYLSFDHMLQHAKMSLAFAYELAFAPF from the exons ATGAAGTTCCTCACTCTTGCGCTGAGCGCAACGGCAACTGCCATGGCCATAGTCAACCCAGAGCAACAACCTCTAGCGCCTTCAATCGTCCAAAACCCTCAATCCAAGTCCCTGGTTGAGCTGGCTCCATACCAGACCCGATGGGTAACCGAAGAGGAAAAATGGTCGCTCAAGCTA GACGGAGTGAACTTCATCGATGTCACCGATGAATACCAATCAGGCTCCTACGGAACCCTCCACACCACGCGAGTCGTCCACTACCCAGGGACAATGGAGCACTCACATGAGATTCTGCCATTGACCGAGACCCTCGATAAGAGTAACATGAGAAGCAACCTGGAACACTTCACATCCTTCCACACGCGTTACTACAAGTCACAAACGGGAATCCAGTCAGCAACCTGGCTATTTGACCAAGTGACTGCCGTAGTGCACGAATCTGGCGCCAGCGACCACGGCGCAACCGTCAAGCGCTTCGACCATCCTTGGGGTCAATTCAGTATTATTGCCCGCATTCCCGGCCAGACAGACAACACCGTCGTCCTCGGTTCCCACCAGGATAGCATCAACCTGTTCTTACCTTCGATTCTGGCTGCTCCAGGCGCGGACGATGACGGCAGTGGAACAGTTACTATCCTCGAAGCCCTTCGCGCCCTGCTGCGGTCGGAGACTATCGCCCACGGAAAGGCCCGGAACACCATCGAGTTCCACTGGTACTCTGCTGAGGAAGGCGGTTTGCTCGGATCGCAGGCTGTCTATGCTAATTACAAGAATAGCCAGCGGAACGTCAAGGCCATGCTTCAGCAGGACATGACTGGGTATGTTCAGGGTACTCTTGATGCTGGCGAGAAGGAGTCTGTGGGTGTTATTGTCGACTATGTCGACCCGGGCCTTACTGCATTCGTTAAGGAGGTTATCACTACCTACTGCGATGTGCCTTATGTAGAGACAAAGTGTGGGTATGCATGCTCTGATCATGCTTCTGCCAGTCGTTACGGATACCCCTCGGCATTTGTCATCGAGTCTCAGTTTGAGAACTCCGATAAGAGGATTCACACCACCGAGGACAAGATCGAGTATTTAAGCTTCGATCACATGCTGCAGCATGCGAAGATGAGCTTGGCTTTTGCTTACGAGCTGGCTTTTGCCCCcttctga